From a region of the Mobula birostris isolate sMobBir1 chromosome 28, sMobBir1.hap1, whole genome shotgun sequence genome:
- the LOC140188905 gene encoding RNA-binding protein 4-like isoform X2, which yields MVKIFIGNLPRIATKEEIKELFEKYGKLTECDIIKNYGFVHMEDKEAADEAIKNLHHHKLHGLPINVEASKSKVKTSTKLHISNISSECTNQELRARFEEYGPVIECDIVKDYAFVHMEREEDAMEAIRGFDGTEFKGVVIIP from the exons atggtaaAAATCTTTATCGGGAATCTGCCTCGTATAGCGACGAAAGAAGAGATCAAGGAGCTGTTCGAAAAGTACGGCAAATTGACCGAGTGCGATATCATCAAG AATTATGGCTTTGTGCACATGGAGGACAAAGAGGCGGCAGATGAGGCGATCAAGAACCTGCACCATCACAAGCTCCATGGGCTTCCCATCAACGTGGAAGCCAGCAAGAGCAAAGTGAAGACCTCGACCAAGCTGCACATCAGCAACATCAGTAGTGAATGCACTAACCAGGAGCTGCGGGCCAGGTTTGAGGAGTATGGACCTGTCATTGAGTGTGACATTGTCAAGGACTACGCCTTTGTGCacatggagagggaggaggatgcCATGGAAGCCATCCGAGGGTTTGATGGCACTGAGTTTAAAG